In the Haloferula helveola genome, one interval contains:
- the hisC gene encoding histidinol-phosphate transaminase: MGIDSFANRFVCDLHAYEPGKPIEEAARELGLDPASIIKAASNENPLGPSPLAKEAMRAAIEKAHIYPDGSGHKLRSAIADRLDLGLENVVLGNGSNEIIELLCHSFLNPDAELIAAEHAFVVYKLMATLFGARYVEVPDPGFVHDLDGMAEAITDRTRLVFIANPNNPTGTIVGQEEIDRFMERVPEHVVVCFDEAYYEFLETPPDTLKFVREGRNVCVLRTCSKIHGLAALRIGYGLASPQVAGILQKARQPFNTNALAQAAALAALGDDEHVRKTCEMNHEGLAFYHQAFAERGMNFVPSVANFVLVEVGDGDAVFQGMLRRGVIVRAMRSYKLPGWVRISTGTEVQNRRCLEVMDEVLAQIRETGEITA; the protein is encoded by the coding sequence ATGGGCATCGACTCCTTCGCCAACCGCTTCGTCTGCGACCTTCACGCCTACGAGCCTGGGAAGCCGATCGAGGAGGCCGCGCGCGAACTCGGCCTTGATCCGGCCTCGATCATCAAGGCGGCCTCGAACGAGAATCCGCTCGGGCCTTCTCCACTTGCAAAGGAGGCGATGCGGGCTGCCATCGAGAAGGCGCACATCTATCCGGATGGCAGCGGGCACAAGCTTCGCAGTGCGATCGCCGATCGTCTGGATCTCGGACTGGAGAACGTGGTGCTCGGAAACGGCTCGAACGAGATCATCGAGTTGCTCTGCCACAGCTTTCTGAATCCGGATGCCGAGTTGATCGCGGCCGAGCACGCCTTTGTCGTCTACAAGCTCATGGCAACCCTGTTCGGTGCTCGCTACGTCGAGGTCCCTGATCCGGGGTTCGTCCATGACCTCGACGGTATGGCCGAGGCCATCACCGACCGCACGCGGCTGGTGTTCATCGCCAATCCCAACAACCCGACCGGGACGATCGTCGGGCAGGAGGAGATAGACCGTTTCATGGAACGGGTGCCGGAGCACGTGGTCGTTTGCTTCGACGAGGCCTACTATGAGTTTCTGGAAACGCCGCCGGACACGCTGAAGTTCGTTCGGGAAGGGCGGAACGTGTGCGTCCTCAGGACCTGCTCGAAGATCCACGGATTGGCCGCTCTGCGGATCGGCTACGGGCTCGCTTCGCCGCAGGTCGCCGGAATCCTCCAGAAGGCGAGGCAGCCGTTCAATACCAACGCGCTTGCCCAAGCGGCGGCGTTGGCGGCGCTGGGGGACGACGAACACGTTCGCAAGACCTGTGAGATGAATCACGAGGGCTTGGCCTTCTACCACCAGGCTTTCGCCGAGCGGGGAATGAACTTCGTGCCAAGCGTCGCCAACTTCGTGCTGGTGGAGGTTGGCGATGGCGATGCCGTTTTCCAAGGCATGCTCCGTCGTGGCGTGATCGTGCGCGCGATGCGCAGCTACAAGCTGCCGGGCTGGGTTCGCATTTCCACCGGGACGGAGGTGCAGAACCGCCGCTGTCTGGAGGTCATGGATGAGGTTTTGGCGCAGATCCGCGAAACGGGTGAGATCACCGCTTGA
- a CDS encoding oligopeptide/dipeptide ABC transporter ATP-binding protein, producing MSEILRVENLKVHFPVHSGVLMRQSGAVKAVDGVSLGIAPGETLGLVGESGCGKSTLGKAIVRLLKPTSGRIVFEGSDITTAGVGAMRPIRRDLQMIFQDPVESLNARHSVREILEEPFIIHGGTTPAQRRTMVNELLDRVGLPAASADRYPFEFSGGQRQRIGIARAIALKPRMVICDEPVSALDVSVQSQVLNLLLELQREMGLSYLFIAHDLAVVKHISDRVAVMYLGKIVELASSDAIYQRPKHAYTKALLSAIPHPDPTREITRELLEGDVPSPIDPPKGSAFGHRIGHPRYDETIGKELPLVEIEPGHWVAADPCCLEPDDWEKVAAEGVRDCPTGAAG from the coding sequence ATGAGCGAAATCCTGCGGGTCGAGAACCTGAAGGTGCACTTCCCGGTGCACAGTGGCGTGCTGATGCGGCAGAGCGGTGCGGTGAAGGCCGTCGACGGCGTGTCGTTGGGAATCGCTCCCGGCGAGACCCTCGGGCTTGTGGGTGAGTCCGGTTGCGGCAAGTCGACGCTCGGGAAGGCGATCGTCCGTTTGCTGAAGCCGACCTCGGGCAGGATCGTGTTCGAGGGCAGCGACATCACGACGGCCGGGGTCGGGGCGATGCGTCCGATCCGCCGCGACCTGCAGATGATTTTCCAGGATCCGGTCGAGTCCCTGAATGCGCGACATAGCGTGCGGGAGATCCTCGAGGAGCCCTTCATCATTCATGGCGGGACGACACCCGCGCAGCGGAGGACCATGGTCAACGAGTTGCTGGACCGGGTGGGGCTCCCGGCAGCGAGTGCCGACCGTTACCCGTTCGAGTTTTCGGGCGGACAGCGGCAGCGGATCGGGATCGCGCGGGCGATCGCCCTGAAGCCGAGGATGGTCATCTGCGACGAGCCGGTTTCGGCGCTCGACGTATCGGTGCAATCCCAGGTTCTCAACCTGCTGCTCGAACTGCAGCGCGAGATGGGGCTTTCCTATCTCTTCATCGCCCACGATCTCGCCGTAGTGAAACACATCTCCGACCGGGTCGCGGTGATGTATCTCGGCAAGATCGTCGAACTCGCGAGTTCCGACGCCATTTACCAGCGTCCCAAGCACGCCTACACCAAGGCCCTGCTGTCGGCGATCCCGCACCCGGATCCGACGCGTGAGATCACGCGGGAATTGCTTGAGGGCGACGTGCCTTCGCCGATCGATCCTCCGAAGGGCAGCGCTTTCGGTCACCGGATCGGACATCCGCGCTACGACGAGACGATTGGTAAGGAACTGCCGTTGGTCGAGATCGAGCCCGGTCACTGGGTCGCGGCCGATCCCTGCTGCCTCGAGCCCGACGACTGGGAGAAGGTCGCTGCCGAAGGTGTTCGGGATTGCCCGACCGGGGCCGCGGGCTAG
- a CDS encoding NAD-dependent deacylase: MRAVVLTGAGISAESGVPVFRGDDGLWEGHRVEDVATPEGFARDAETVHRFYNGRRARVQEVEPNAAHEALARLAREWSGELTLVTQNIDDLHERAGSPDVLHMHGELLKSRCNECGAVRSCTGDLSRASICDACEGIDCLRPHVVWFGEMPFHLQEIERALDQADWFVSIGTSGRVYPAAGFVRVAAAAGARTLELNLDPSEQSGVFDESRLGRAGELVPAWVDELLGAD; encoded by the coding sequence ATGAGGGCAGTGGTGCTGACCGGGGCGGGGATTTCGGCCGAGTCCGGGGTGCCGGTTTTCCGGGGCGACGACGGCTTGTGGGAAGGCCATCGGGTCGAGGATGTGGCCACGCCGGAAGGATTCGCCCGGGATGCCGAGACGGTGCACCGGTTTTACAATGGCCGGCGCGCTCGTGTGCAGGAGGTGGAGCCGAATGCCGCCCACGAGGCGCTTGCCCGTCTTGCCCGGGAATGGTCTGGCGAGCTGACACTGGTCACGCAGAACATCGATGACCTTCACGAGCGTGCCGGATCGCCCGACGTGCTGCACATGCACGGGGAGCTGCTGAAAAGCCGTTGCAACGAATGTGGCGCGGTCAGATCCTGCACCGGAGATTTGTCCAGAGCATCGATCTGCGATGCGTGTGAAGGGATCGACTGCCTGAGACCGCATGTCGTCTGGTTCGGCGAAATGCCTTTCCATCTTCAGGAGATCGAGCGGGCGCTGGATCAGGCCGACTGGTTCGTCTCGATCGGAACCTCGGGCCGGGTGTATCCCGCGGCCGGATTCGTCCGCGTGGCGGCTGCAGCGGGGGCGCGGACCCTTGAGCTGAATCTCGATCCCAGCGAGCAGTCGGGGGTTTTCGACGAATCCCGGCTGGGACGGGCGGGCGAACTGGTTCCCGCGTGGGTGGACGAGCTTCTCGGCGCCGATTGA
- a CDS encoding DUF3987 domain-containing protein, whose product MRSLDPAPGEIGDIEEPASSSPASPFSPPPQKARIHPVPEDSIIADAIRFNRACSEAPDSFTVAPLLCLAGRLLTPGCYWHFAGIKYPNLFNFVVGPPGIRKSTSFGLAEQLAKHVLPESALHEGSASDSALFERFEAEPHMLQIEDEGNTLLEYWNRQGVGKELASRYLKLYDGKSWSQTFRNQANSNGGAHRRIARATLSFALGGTPNTAKFAGINNASGLRRRFGYYVALRTARRIAWPEAPAAIDSLAEAFQDLSKLSGVFRMSDEARLLWAEIHAQFSDALESITSFDAVAEAKQAALSEAASRTVKLAGIFEAARWAKTKEGDGLTIRDETLQIAFEHQKACLDAADEMETIGRRAAIEEQADVILAGIRTDSRFSSGDDWHTLTRSELTSKFANNSGRAGSLTVRQLYDEIVPNLITRGLCRRGEKVGRLERYLFAAETTGEL is encoded by the coding sequence TTGCGCTCCCTCGATCCAGCCCCCGGGGAAATTGGGGATATTGAGGAACCCGCCAGTTCTTCCCCAGCTTCCCCATTTTCCCCACCCCCCCAGAAAGCGAGGATTCACCCGGTACCTGAAGACTCGATTATTGCCGATGCTATCAGGTTCAACCGCGCATGCAGCGAGGCCCCGGATAGCTTCACCGTCGCCCCGCTGCTTTGTTTGGCAGGCAGACTTCTCACACCGGGTTGCTACTGGCACTTCGCCGGCATCAAATACCCAAACCTGTTCAACTTCGTCGTCGGTCCTCCCGGCATTCGTAAATCGACCTCATTCGGGCTGGCAGAGCAGCTCGCAAAGCACGTCCTGCCCGAGTCAGCGTTGCATGAGGGAAGCGCCAGTGACTCCGCCCTTTTCGAGCGCTTTGAAGCCGAACCCCACATGCTCCAGATCGAGGACGAAGGAAACACGCTTCTGGAATACTGGAACCGGCAGGGAGTAGGCAAGGAACTGGCCTCCAGATACCTGAAACTCTACGACGGAAAATCGTGGAGCCAGACCTTCAGGAACCAGGCGAACTCGAACGGCGGAGCGCATCGCCGGATCGCCCGCGCCACACTAAGCTTCGCCCTTGGTGGCACTCCAAACACGGCCAAGTTCGCCGGCATCAACAACGCGTCCGGCCTGCGCCGCCGTTTCGGCTACTACGTTGCCCTCCGGACGGCGAGACGTATCGCTTGGCCCGAAGCTCCCGCCGCGATCGACTCCCTCGCAGAGGCATTCCAGGACCTTTCCAAGCTGAGCGGCGTATTCCGCATGTCCGATGAAGCGCGTCTCCTCTGGGCTGAGATCCACGCCCAATTCAGCGACGCGCTAGAGTCCATCACCAGCTTCGATGCTGTCGCCGAGGCGAAGCAGGCCGCGCTATCCGAAGCGGCCTCCCGAACCGTCAAACTCGCCGGAATATTCGAGGCAGCACGATGGGCTAAAACGAAGGAAGGCGACGGACTAACGATTCGAGACGAAACCCTTCAAATCGCCTTCGAGCATCAGAAAGCATGCCTCGATGCAGCCGACGAAATGGAAACTATTGGACGCCGGGCAGCAATCGAAGAGCAAGCGGACGTTATCCTAGCCGGTATTCGAACTGACTCTCGATTCTCCTCTGGAGACGACTGGCACACGCTCACCCGGAGCGAACTAACGAGCAAGTTCGCCAACAACTCCGGCCGTGCCGGAAGCCTGACTGTCCGCCAACTCTACGATGAAATCGTGCCAAATCTGATTACCCGCGGGCTTTGCCGACGTGGGGAGAAGGTAGGGAGGCTCGAACGATACCTGTTTGCCGCGGAAACCACCGGGGAACTCTGA
- the mnmE gene encoding tRNA uridine-5-carboxymethylaminomethyl(34) synthesis GTPase MnmE translates to MAAGETIAALATAGGTGAVALIRVSGPDAGAVVSKACDEDRPFPDRRAVLRTIRTADGGVLDQVLVTRFEAPRSYTGEEVVEVATHGGRLVTRRVLERLLECGSRSAAPGEFTERAFLNGKLDLTQAEAVMDLISAQSDLALRAAHEQLEGGIGRRTDELRQDLIGTVAQLEAWIDFPEEDIDPETGEALVARIRAVREQVGALLSTADQGRILREGLRTVICGRPNAGKSSLMNALLGSDRAIVSETAGTTRDTIEELLVVDGVPLRMIDTAGLRAAGDVIEEEGIRRTMKEAGRADLLLIVVDGSLPPAEAMPADLPSVSRSIVILNKADLGEAAGWDVPDAVRVSCTDGRGLEDLRHRIRELADLGEADWGEHSVAINARHRDCLTRTAASLDAAEGALLEGADPEITALSLRESLDYLGEVAGRVDTEEILGSIFSQFCIGK, encoded by the coding sequence ATGGCGGCGGGTGAAACCATCGCCGCTCTCGCGACCGCGGGTGGTACCGGGGCCGTCGCGTTGATCCGCGTTTCCGGACCCGATGCCGGAGCGGTCGTGTCGAAGGCCTGTGATGAGGACAGACCCTTTCCCGACCGCCGCGCGGTTTTGCGAACGATCCGCACTGCCGACGGTGGTGTGCTCGATCAGGTTCTTGTGACGAGATTCGAAGCTCCCCGGAGTTACACCGGTGAGGAAGTGGTGGAGGTCGCGACCCACGGTGGGCGTCTGGTGACCCGGCGGGTGCTCGAGCGCTTGCTCGAATGTGGCTCCCGTTCGGCGGCTCCTGGTGAGTTCACGGAGCGGGCGTTCCTCAACGGCAAGCTCGACCTCACGCAGGCCGAGGCGGTGATGGACCTGATTTCGGCTCAGAGCGATCTCGCACTGCGCGCCGCCCACGAACAACTCGAAGGGGGAATCGGCAGGCGGACGGACGAGCTGCGTCAGGACCTGATCGGAACGGTGGCCCAGCTCGAGGCATGGATCGATTTTCCCGAAGAGGACATCGACCCGGAGACCGGCGAAGCGTTGGTCGCGCGCATTCGGGCCGTTCGTGAACAGGTCGGCGCGCTGCTGTCGACCGCCGACCAAGGGCGGATCCTGCGGGAGGGTCTGAGGACGGTGATCTGTGGTCGGCCGAATGCCGGGAAGTCGAGTCTGATGAACGCCCTGCTAGGCTCGGACCGGGCGATCGTCAGTGAGACTGCGGGGACCACGCGGGATACGATTGAGGAACTGCTGGTTGTCGATGGAGTTCCGCTGCGCATGATCGACACGGCAGGCTTGCGCGCCGCGGGGGATGTCATCGAGGAGGAGGGAATCCGCCGCACGATGAAAGAGGCAGGCCGGGCCGATCTGCTGCTGATCGTGGTGGATGGCTCGTTGCCTCCAGCCGAGGCGATGCCGGCCGACTTGCCGTCGGTTTCGCGTTCGATCGTGATTCTGAACAAGGCGGACCTCGGCGAGGCAGCGGGATGGGACGTGCCGGATGCCGTGCGGGTTTCCTGTACCGACGGCAGGGGGCTGGAGGATCTGCGTCACCGGATTCGAGAACTGGCCGATCTCGGCGAAGCGGACTGGGGCGAGCACTCGGTCGCGATCAATGCGCGCCATCGTGATTGTCTCACCCGGACCGCGGCATCGCTCGATGCGGCCGAGGGGGCGTTGCTGGAAGGCGCCGACCCCGAGATCACGGCGCTCTCGCTGCGGGAATCGCTCGACTATCTCGGCGAGGTGGCGGGGCGGGTCGATACCGAGGAGATCCTCGGGTCCATTTTCAGCCAGTTCTGCATCGGCAAATGA
- a CDS encoding ABC transporter ATP-binding protein encodes MSDSILEVRDLITAFDTDGGLVRAVDRVSFDVPKGKTLGIVGESGCGKTVTAMSIIRLLPQPAGRILQGEVMFKGRDLTSISARQMRKIRGGEIGVIFQEPMTALNPVHRIGKQLSECFLLHKKISKKEAWEASIEMLRLVRIPAPEQRIGDYPHQLSGGMRQRVVIAMALACRPDLVIADEPTTALDVTVQAQILDLMKRLQSELGMSMILITHDLGVIAESCDEVVVMYAGRVVEKAPVKELFANPLHAYTRGLLASIPRLETEPKSILPVIPGMVASLRDFVPGCRFCQRMERRGPTLRERPEFIEASPDHWVEACPICYAGADVALAGKEEEA; translated from the coding sequence ATGAGTGATTCGATTCTCGAGGTTCGCGATCTGATCACCGCCTTCGACACCGATGGTGGTCTTGTCCGCGCCGTTGACCGGGTGAGCTTCGATGTGCCCAAGGGCAAGACGCTCGGAATCGTGGGAGAGTCGGGCTGTGGCAAGACCGTGACCGCGATGTCGATCATCCGCCTGCTGCCCCAGCCGGCGGGCCGCATCCTTCAGGGCGAGGTGATGTTCAAGGGGCGGGATCTCACCAGCATTTCGGCGAGGCAGATGCGCAAGATCCGGGGTGGGGAGATCGGAGTGATTTTCCAAGAGCCGATGACCGCGCTCAATCCGGTCCACCGGATCGGCAAGCAGCTCTCGGAGTGCTTCCTCCTGCACAAGAAGATCAGCAAGAAGGAGGCTTGGGAGGCGTCGATCGAGATGCTGCGCCTGGTGCGGATCCCTGCACCCGAGCAGCGGATCGGCGACTACCCGCACCAGCTCTCCGGCGGGATGCGCCAGCGGGTGGTGATCGCGATGGCCTTGGCCTGCCGTCCGGATCTGGTCATTGCCGACGAACCGACGACCGCGCTCGATGTCACCGTGCAGGCGCAGATCCTCGATCTGATGAAGCGGCTCCAGAGCGAGCTGGGCATGTCGATGATCCTTATTACCCATGACCTCGGAGTGATCGCCGAGAGTTGCGACGAGGTGGTCGTGATGTACGCTGGCCGGGTGGTGGAGAAAGCTCCGGTGAAGGAGTTGTTCGCCAACCCGCTGCATGCCTACACCCGCGGGTTGTTGGCTTCGATCCCGCGGTTGGAAACCGAGCCCAAGTCGATCCTGCCGGTGATTCCCGGAATGGTGGCTTCGTTGCGGGATTTCGTGCCGGGGTGCCGGTTCTGCCAGCGCATGGAGCGCCGGGGTCCGACGCTGCGGGAGCGTCCGGAATTCATCGAGGCGTCGCCGGATCACTGGGTCGAAGCCTGTCCGATCTGTTATGCCGGCGCCGACGTTGCGCTTGCGGGAAAGGAGGAAGAAGCATGA